AATGCATATCCACTTAAGTGTGCATAAGCGTGGTCAACCTTGCTAAAGAAGGTATCCGTGTTTATGAATGTTTTGGCGCCGTACAACTCAGCGTATTCATATAATCGGAGAGGGAAAACCATGTTGCTTAGCATTATATGCGAGCCCTCTTCAAGTCGCTGACCATAGCTTGTTGCTGCATGTATAACATGGTCGACCCCGCCAGCAGCATGAAAGGGGGCAGCCAAATCACCCTCGGAATCAAACCACTGCACTCGATGTTTGATATAGTCCACACGCCAAAGATCGGACGTTCTTCGCCGAAAAGCATACACCTCATGTCCAGTAGATAGAAGTTCTTTCAACAAATGGCTACCTAGAAAACCTGTCGCCCCCGTTAGCAACACTTTTTGTAAAGATGGAATGCTCATCTTGCCGCTCCTCTAAAAAAATCCTTGATGCTCTCGACGATAGCATCCACCATAGCTCTCTGTAGACCGGGATAAACACCCACCCAGAAAGAGTTACTCATAATCCGATTTGTATTAGAAAGGTTACCTACCGCCCTAAAACCGTCGTTGCTCTGTCTCATTTCATCAAAACATGGCTGCTTTAGTAAATTGCCTGCAAATAGCATTCTCGTTTGTATATTCCTGCGCTCTAGAAACTTGACAATTTCGTCTCGGGTAAAACCCGCATCATCTCTGACGGTTAGCATAAACCCAAACCAGCTAGGTTGGGTGCTTTCTGCGGCTTCAGGTAGAACCAGCTTGTCTGAAAGCGGATCGAGCTGGGCACGTAGTATCTCCCAATTTTGTGACCGTTGTTCGATGAAACTCGGTAATTTTTCTAATTGAGCGCATCCTATCGCGGCCTGCATTTCAGTGACTTTGAGATTGTACCCAAAATGTGAATAGACATATTTGTGATCATAGCCGTGGGGCAGTTCACCATGTTGCCACCCAAATCGCATTTGGCAGGTATCGTCGCTGCCCGATGGGCACCAGCAATCCCGCCCCCAGTCACGGAAGGATTCAATAATGTGTTTCAACTGCTGACTATTGGTGTAGACTGCACCACCCTCACCCATAGTCATATGATGTGGGGGATAAAATGACGAAGTTCCAATATCGCCAATAGTACCGGTATAGCGCCACTCGCCCTTGTAAAAATACTTGGATCCTAGCGCGTCACAGTTGTCCTCTATAAGCCAGAGGTCGTGTTGCTCGCAAAAAGACTTTACAGCGCTTAGGTCAAATGGGTTGCCTAGCGTGTGAGCTAACATTACCGCTTTAGTTCGCTTTGAGAGAGCTTTATCTAACTCAGCGCAGTCAATATTGTATGATGGCAGGGCTACGTCAACAAAAACGGGCACGGCTCCGTACTGAATAATCGGAGTCACGGTCGTAGGAAAACCAGCTGCCACAGTAATAACCTCGTCGCCTCGAGCTATCCTTCTCGCACCAAGCTTCGGCGAAGTGAGCGCCATAAAGGCAAGTAGGTTGGCTGAAGAACCAGAATTGGTCAGAGAGCAATATTTCACACCTAAGAAATTGGCGAATTCGCTCTCAAACTGCGCCGCATAGCGACCTGCAGTCAACCAAAAGTCCAGCGAAGCGTCAATGAGATTGGTGATCTCTCTCTGGTCAAATATGCGCCCGGCATAGGGGATACGGTCCCCGCTTACAAATGGTTTAACTGCCCTGTGCTCAGCTTCATAATACTTGACTGCTGCATCGATAGCCTGCTGACGCAACTCTTTTTTTTCATCCATACTTAGCACCCTTCCTTTCCCGAGAGAGAATAAAGGTTAATCTGCTCCTGGCATTTTGCTCTCATACATTCGTTTCGTGTGTAAGCCTGTGTCCAGTCTACGATACTATCGATCGCCTGGTCAATTGACCAACGCGGACGCCAGCCTAATTCTGCCCTAGCTTTAGAACAGTCAAGCCTGAGTGAGCGTGCCTCATGAGGATGCGAAGAAGCGTCAACAGAAAAAGCGGCATTACCGCCCCATTTTGTACAGAGACGGTTTACTATCCATTCAACTGGTTTAGCATCTTCATCAAGGGGGCCAAAGTTCCACCCCTCCGCATAGCGCGGACCTAGCTCGTACAGCCGCTGTGCTAGCAACATATACCCGCTAAGAGGTTCTAACACATGCTGCCAAGGCCTAATTGCATAGGGGTTACGAATAAAAATTTTTTCCTTTGCTAAAAGGGCCTTGATACAATCTGGAACAAGCCTGTCCGCAGCCCAGTCCCCGCCACCGATAACATTGCCTGCCCGTGCTGAGGCGACAGCTATACAACGTTCCGCATGGTGGATAGGGTTAAAAAAGGAACTGCGATAGGCATTCGTGACTAGCTCTGAGCATGCTTTGCTGCTAGAATACGGGTCATATCCACCCAATGCTTCGTTCTCCCGATAACCCCATACCCATTCTCTATTCTCATAACATTTGTCAGTGGTTACATTGACAAATGCTCTTACATTACTGCTTTGGCGCACAGCTTCGAACAAGTTTACTGTGCCCATTACATTAACCTCAAAAGTATCGCGCGGGTTTTGATAAGATTCTCTTACCAAGGGTTGGGCAGCCATGTGGATGACAATGTCAGGTCGCGCCCGCTTCACTGCGGCTACAAGCTTACTGTGGTCACGCACATCTCCAATGCCAGACTCTACTAGTTCATTAATCTTACACAACTCAAAGAGACTTGGACTGGTAGGCGGGGTCAGGGCATAGCCTGTTACTTCGGCACCCAGCATGTGAAGCCATAAACATAGCCAAGATCCCTTAAAGCCTGTGTGCCCAGTAACAAAGACTCGCTTACCATGCCAAAAAGAAGCTATCATCTCCAAACCTTCCATGCGGCGTTGCCAGCTCTCCACAATTCCTCAAGCTGATTCTTGTCACGAACCGTATCCATAGGCTGCCAAAAGCCGTGATGCTTATAGGCCACAAGCTCCCCTGACCGAGCCAAATTTTCTAGTGGGCCTCTCTCGAGAACAGTGTCATCGTTATCTATATACTGAAATACCGCAGGCTCCATAACAAAGAATCCGGAATTGACCCATGCCCCATCTCCCTTTGGCTTTTCCTGGAACGCGGTTACAACATTATTGTCCGCTAGACTTAGAGCACCGAATCTTCCTGCGGGCTGCGTAGTCGTAACAGTGGCCAACTTGCCCTGCGCGCTATGGTAAGCTAATAAGGCGCCGATGTCTACATTGGCAACTCCATCTCCGTAGGTAAGCATAAATGTATCTTCACCAACATATGGTTGAACTCGTTTCACTCGGCCTCCGGTCATGGTATTAAGCCCGGTATCAACTAAAGTCACACGCCAAGGCTCGGCAGAATGGGAGTGAACTACCTCTTGGTGGGATCTGGTGAAGTCGAAAGTGACATCCGACTCATGAATAAAATAATGCGCGAAGTATTCCTTGATGCTATAACCCTTGTACCCTAGACACACAACAAAATCATTGAACCCATAATGCGAGTAAATCTTCATTATATGCCAAAGTATAGGACGCTCCCCTATCTCGATCATAGGCTTCGGTTTGAGGTGTGACTCTTCACTTATCCTCGTACCGAAACCTCCTGCCAAAATAACCACTTTCATACTGCAGCCCCCCTTAACTCTACCGTTGCTCGGGTCACTTGCAAAGTCGATGCCACTGAGTCAATTACTCTACATCAAGACGTTGCAACAATCAGTCCTTTTTTTGTGGCATAAAAAACGGCATAGCTGTACAATATGCGCCTTGCACTAAGTTATCATGGTGCAAAACGACGACTTTATGCTGACTAGTTGCCCAGCGCAAAATACCATCTTCATTTGCGGCCGAGTCCTGGCATCATCGCTAACGCCTTCTGCCACCCTTGCCGCACGCAGATAACTGTTGGCCGGACTAGCCATCGGACTATACCCATATAAAACCATAGGTTGCTCCAGTGAATTGAGAGCATCTTCTGAGCGGAAATACTCTCCTCTGTTTTGACGCGTCCACCACGAATGTGTCGGTGGAGCATATAGGGCACGAACCACCGCCCGACTACTCCTCCTACCCACCTACGACACCTTCTAACTTGCCGTAATTGGAGTCCACCGCTCGCATATTCGTCCACAATTTCATCTAGCACTTTAAGGTAGATTACTGGCAAGGAGCTCTGCCATAAAGTAGACCCACTATCGGTTGCCCACTCCCTCACTCCATCCCCCGCCACAATGCAAGCTTTGCCATGATACCAGGCCTGTCGTCCAACAAATGCCTTGCTGAATACATAGCAGTGTGGGTATGTATTGTGTATTCGGGAAAACGCTCCGCTGACCGCAGCCTCATCCAAAGTAACCGATAGCCATAACGTTCGCCTGAACACATTCGCCATCACCGAACCCAACATGACGTTTTCAAACTTGGGGTCAACCAGTTCATCCCAAATGCATGCCTTGGAAATTTTGTGTGCCATAGCCGTTGCTTGCCAGTCAGCTTCCTTTGGCAGTCCCTCCTCGATTTCTCGAATCCACCCGCCAGCATTGGCACTTCGCAAATTAATGGAGTCGAACCCTATGCTGATAAAATCGATATTGGGCTGATTCCGAATTATGCCTAAAATGTCGCGCACTCCGCTGGCCAGAACAAAATCATCCGATCCAACTATCCAACAAAACGTGCCTGCGGACTTCCTTACTACTTCTAGAAAATTAGCTGCCATCCCACGATTCTCCGACAGAACTGAGTAGCGTACAACTACCCCTGGATTCTCGGAAGCTAAGTGTTGCACAACGTCGCAAATCGGTTCGGTTGACGCGTTGTCGCTAACAACTATCTCGACTAAATCCTCATAACCGCTCGCGGCCTTAATAGCACACCTTAGCGATTGTTCAAAAAGCAGCACCCGATTGTAGACCGGAATACAAATAGATAGTAGCGGAAAAGATATATCTCGCGATTGCAGCGTCATCATTCACACACCTCTCACATAACTCGCCTCAATGCTATATTTGCTTCATCATATTGACTCGGTCAAAGGGGGGATTTTGTTGCGTCCAAGCACCAGCAACTAACAAGTGGGACGATCAGGATGAAGCCAATGAATCTGGGCGTCGTCAAAATACCTCTTGCGCATCTTTAAAGTCGACCATCTCTGCTCCCATCTTTTCTCATTAATTGCTCACGCGTGTCTATCCCTAGACTATAAATAACGCCAGGGGTCACAAAAAACACCATGGATATAATGGGGACAGTCATCATCGTATTGATACAACCCAACAGAAAAAAGGTGATCATAGCGCACAAATACGTCTGTTTTTGAGTGCCTAAAACAAGGCGGCGATACACACACCGCACATTCGAATATAGGCTGACAAACAGAAGCCATGCGCCTACGATTCCATACTGGGCCAGATGGTCAAAGAAGGATGCATGCCCTCCAATCACATCATATGTGACGTAGACACCATATCTGCCACCAACACCTAAAATAGGGGCAGACAAAAATGTGCGGGCGGAAAGCGCTATTAAGCCTAATCGCCCTGCTGTGCTTATCGAACTCTCAAGACTAAGAGTCCTGCTAATTATTGCTAGTTCGTGAAAGCGCTCTGACAAAGCTTCGTGTCCCACTGAATCGCCGAGCACATGCAAGGCTGTACTCACAACAGGAGAGATTACCAGTAGAAACAATAGAATATATATGGTAGCTATTGCAAAATGCGAAGTGTTCTTTATTTTGAGGAGCAGCAACGTCACGGATATGGCCAATAGCAACAGCGCAATGGTGAAAGCGGCAGAGAAAATAGTATAAACAAAAATTACCGCCAAAGCAACTGCAGCAAATCTATGTTTTGCTAGAGTGCCGGCTCTAGTTGAACCGAGAATCGCGACGACAACAAATACGAGCCCATAGATAAATCCATAACTCCCTATGCCCATGCCTGCTAGTCCGATAGTCAGCTCCTCAATCCCAGTGGATAACAGCCGTGCAGCCATGGGATTCAGTGCCAAGCCTCGCAGCGTAGTAAGTGAAACAAAAAAAATGCAGATAAGCGCAAAAACGCTGAGCACTCTAACGGCAATCAAGTCGCTGCATTCCAAATAGTATCTAAAGAAGATCATGAAAAAGCCAATCCCAGCATAGTTAAATACACGGTCAAGTCCGGCACCATGCATATGACCGGCGAAAAAGAAAACACCATAGATTAAGAGCCATAAGTATACGCTATACGATTGAACGTTACGAACAATATATGCTCTGACGAACGCCTTTGGATTGGACAGAACGGCCAAGGCAGCCCACAATGCAAGCAACACTCCAAAAAAATGAACTCTCAAAAACCCAGGCACAATGCTCATCATCAATAACCCTGCAGCACTGGTATCCCGAAGCATTATGAGTAAAATAGTCTCTCTTTTTCTCGTTTGTGGCAAAAAAGACCTTTTCTGCACAGCTACCTCCATTGACAATTTCCTCCTCCCTTGCGCAAATATCCACACGATCTAATTTTTGACAAACACCTCTTGCCCCCTAAGACAAACGGCTTTACAGTCACACCCTTTGCAAGACTCTGCTTCTTGTACGGCGGTTCTGCGCGAATCAGATTCTTAGAACCGCGCTTCGACTAGCGAGCTTTCAGAAAGATTGCCCTCAGCATGAAACTCGCCTGCTAGGTCGCGCTACAGATATTCCAATTGCTGCTTGAGAAAATCGAAAGCAAGTCGTGACTTTGAATGGGTATTAGTATTGCACATAGCCACACCATTTACACTGAGACTCCGGAGCCAATACCCCACTTCCGTAGCACAAAGGCCTCAGCTCGAGTCACCCGCTCGTAGTAGTTGAACAAATTATATACCTTCATACATTGCAATGAGCCTCACGTCACCCTCGGTCGCTCCATAAATCCAAAGATGCTAAGTTAGGTGTGACAGGCAATGCTAAATGGCTGAAGCACGGTCCTATGCCTGTTTTCGCGAGTAACTCCACCTTCCAAGCATATTCACTGTTCCTTCGAAGGTGCCTTGTTGCAACGCATACGCGAACTCATTTACACGCATCGACAACGC
The Bacillota bacterium DNA segment above includes these coding regions:
- the rfbH gene encoding lipopolysaccharide biosynthesis protein RfbH, whose translation is MDEKKELRQQAIDAAVKYYEAEHRAVKPFVSGDRIPYAGRIFDQREITNLIDASLDFWLTAGRYAAQFESEFANFLGVKYCSLTNSGSSANLLAFMALTSPKLGARRIARGDEVITVAAGFPTTVTPIIQYGAVPVFVDVALPSYNIDCAELDKALSKRTKAVMLAHTLGNPFDLSAVKSFCEQHDLWLIEDNCDALGSKYFYKGEWRYTGTIGDIGTSSFYPPHHMTMGEGGAVYTNSQQLKHIIESFRDWGRDCWCPSGSDDTCQMRFGWQHGELPHGYDHKYVYSHFGYNLKVTEMQAAIGCAQLEKLPSFIEQRSQNWEILRAQLDPLSDKLVLPEAAESTQPSWFGFMLTVRDDAGFTRDEIVKFLERRNIQTRMLFAGNLLKQPCFDEMRQSNDGFRAVGNLSNTNRIMSNSFWVGVYPGLQRAMVDAIVESIKDFFRGAAR
- the rfbG gene encoding CDP-glucose 4,6-dehydratase, with translation MEGLEMIASFWHGKRVFVTGHTGFKGSWLCLWLHMLGAEVTGYALTPPTSPSLFELCKINELVESGIGDVRDHSKLVAAVKRARPDIVIHMAAQPLVRESYQNPRDTFEVNVMGTVNLFEAVRQSSNVRAFVNVTTDKCYENREWVWGYRENEALGGYDPYSSSKACSELVTNAYRSSFFNPIHHAERCIAVASARAGNVIGGGDWAADRLVPDCIKALLAKEKIFIRNPYAIRPWQHVLEPLSGYMLLAQRLYELGPRYAEGWNFGPLDEDAKPVEWIVNRLCTKWGGNAAFSVDASSHPHEARSLRLDCSKARAELGWRPRWSIDQAIDSIVDWTQAYTRNECMRAKCQEQINLYSLSGKEGC
- the rfbF gene encoding glucose-1-phosphate cytidylyltransferase codes for the protein MKVVILAGGFGTRISEESHLKPKPMIEIGERPILWHIMKIYSHYGFNDFVVCLGYKGYSIKEYFAHYFIHESDVTFDFTRSHQEVVHSHSAEPWRVTLVDTGLNTMTGGRVKRVQPYVGEDTFMLTYGDGVANVDIGALLAYHSAQGKLATVTTTQPAGRFGALSLADNNVVTAFQEKPKGDGAWVNSGFFVMEPAVFQYIDNDDTVLERGPLENLARSGELVAYKHHGFWQPMDTVRDKNQLEELWRAGNAAWKVWR
- a CDS encoding glycosyltransferase family 2 protein, which produces MMTLQSRDISFPLLSICIPVYNRVLLFEQSLRCAIKAASGYEDLVEIVVSDNASTEPICDVVQHLASENPGVVVRYSVLSENRGMAANFLEVVRKSAGTFCWIVGSDDFVLASGVRDILGIIRNQPNIDFISIGFDSINLRSANAGGWIREIEEGLPKEADWQATAMAHKISKACIWDELVDPKFENVMLGSVMANVFRRTLWLSVTLDEAAVSGAFSRIHNTYPHCYVFSKAFVGRQAWYHGKACIVAGDGVREWATDSGSTLWQSSLPVIYLKVLDEIVDEYASGGLQLRQVRRCRRWVGGVVGRWFVPYMLHRHIRGGRVKTEESISAQKMLSIHWSNLWFYMGIVRWLVRPTVICVRQGWQKALAMMPGLGRK